From the Priestia koreensis genome, one window contains:
- a CDS encoding chemotaxis protein — protein MYKDTGILLESGTNEIEIVEFGVRHIRFGINVIKVREIINPVTINPVPNSHPYVEGIIELRGEVLPIVDIAKALKLPPSDTPEKDKFIVTEFNQQKIVFHVHNVTKIHRLSWKQIEKPSDLYQGLETQITGVVKMEQELILLLDFEKLITDVNPDFGIDVSSVKKLGERKRSNKRIVIAEDSPLLRRLIGDTLEEAGYVITEFFENGQDALAYLESIVAGNKAIEDQVQLVITDIEMPQMDGHHLTKRIKENDKLSILPVIVFSSLITEDLQHKGQMVGASAQVSKPEIKRLIEQIDALIL, from the coding sequence ATGTACAAAGACACAGGGATTTTACTAGAAAGCGGTACAAATGAAATTGAGATTGTGGAGTTTGGAGTTCGGCATATTCGTTTTGGCATTAACGTGATTAAAGTGAGAGAAATTATTAATCCTGTAACGATTAATCCGGTTCCGAATTCGCATCCGTATGTGGAAGGAATCATTGAGCTCCGCGGTGAGGTTTTACCAATCGTTGATATTGCGAAGGCCCTCAAACTTCCGCCATCTGATACGCCTGAGAAGGATAAGTTTATTGTGACAGAGTTCAATCAGCAAAAAATTGTGTTTCATGTTCATAATGTGACAAAAATCCATCGCTTGTCATGGAAGCAAATCGAAAAGCCTTCGGATTTATATCAAGGTCTTGAAACACAAATTACAGGAGTCGTTAAAATGGAACAAGAGCTGATCTTGTTGCTTGATTTTGAAAAACTCATTACGGATGTTAATCCCGATTTTGGAATCGACGTGAGCTCCGTCAAAAAGCTTGGTGAACGAAAGCGTTCCAATAAGCGAATTGTGATTGCAGAAGATTCACCCTTATTGCGTCGTTTAATTGGCGATACGTTAGAAGAAGCGGGCTACGTCATTACGGAGTTTTTCGAAAACGGTCAAGATGCGCTGGCTTATTTAGAATCCATTGTGGCAGGCAACAAGGCGATTGAAGATCAAGTACAGCTTGTGATTACCGACATCGAAATGCCCCAAATGGACGGCCATCATTTGACGAAACGTATTAAGGAAAACGATAAGCTATCGATTTTACCGGTCATTGTTTTTTCTTCCCTTATTACAGAGGATCTCCAACATAAGGGACAAATGGTTGGAGCGAGTGCGCAGGTTAGTAAGCCTGAAATCAAGCGCCTTATTGAGCAAATTGACGCGCTAATTTTATAA
- a CDS encoding YkyB family protein gives MPHHTDQSKPAHMKVDDLAQAIFTVNRHAKAAPDPKMLYTLKKLALEKLISEGKAKKEGLHFSKNPGKSQQKSDVLVAVGNYYFHIPPKKEDFQTLSHLGELDMNYRNPKTTMSLSTAKRLLSQYTNYSLTPPQSSMNTRRKTAPIFKPLGKSYF, from the coding sequence ATGCCTCATCATACAGATCAATCAAAACCAGCACATATGAAGGTTGATGATCTTGCTCAAGCTATTTTCACTGTAAATCGTCATGCAAAGGCGGCTCCAGATCCTAAAATGCTGTACACCCTTAAGAAGCTTGCACTCGAAAAATTGATTTCGGAAGGAAAAGCAAAAAAGGAAGGACTGCACTTTTCGAAAAACCCTGGGAAAAGCCAGCAAAAATCAGATGTTTTAGTGGCTGTCGGTAACTATTACTTTCATATTCCCCCTAAAAAGGAAGACTTCCAAACGCTGTCACATCTTGGAGAGTTGGATATGAACTATCGAAACCCTAAAACAACGATGTCGCTTTCAACCGCAAAGCGCTTGCTTTCACAATATACCAACTACTCATTAACGCCTCCTCAATCTTCTATGAATACACGTCGTAAAACCGCTCCCATCTTTAAACCTCTGGGAAAAAGCTATTTTTAA
- a CDS encoding L,D-transpeptidase family protein: MKRGVQVYHIVKSGETLYSISLDYRIPYDMLLSANPTVNPDRIVVGQPIYIPGLPPKESIPYSIYVYLKEKRLLLIHDGKLMKSYPIAVGKMLSSTPPGNYVIVNRQPDPGGPFGEMWLSLSKYHYGIHGTNNPSSIGKAVSMGCIRMYNKDVLELSSLVPNGTGVYILPHK; encoded by the coding sequence ATGAAAAGAGGTGTTCAAGTGTACCATATCGTAAAATCTGGTGAAACGCTTTATTCAATCTCACTGGATTATCGCATTCCTTATGACATGCTCTTGAGTGCAAATCCAACTGTAAACCCTGACAGAATTGTAGTGGGGCAGCCAATTTATATTCCTGGACTTCCGCCGAAGGAAAGCATCCCCTATTCCATTTACGTTTATTTAAAGGAAAAGCGACTGTTGCTTATTCATGATGGGAAACTGATGAAAAGCTATCCGATTGCCGTTGGAAAAATGTTGAGCTCGACTCCACCTGGAAATTATGTGATTGTAAACAGGCAACCTGATCCTGGTGGTCCATTTGGTGAGATGTGGCTGAGTCTCTCGAAATATCACTACGGTATTCATGGGACCAATAATCCTTCTTCCATCGGAAAAGCGGTTTCTATGGGATGTATACGCATGTATAACAAAGATGTTCTCGAGCTTTCATCGCTCGTTCCGAATGGAACTGGTGTCTATATTCTTCCACACAAATAA
- a CDS encoding MarR family winged helix-turn-helix transcriptional regulator: MEKEKLKALIKRYEDVHIFALRQVSSIVAEKLPENMTMEQYNVLRSLKQRGKCRSSELADICGVNRSAITAMVDRLVAKDYVKRVQDEQDRRSIWLTTTSKGDEVYEQGEGAIEQMVASYLQELDDEEVEKFIHTYEKITTIIKRMHGEEQL, from the coding sequence ATGGAAAAAGAAAAACTAAAGGCGCTGATTAAGCGCTACGAAGATGTGCATATTTTCGCGCTTAGGCAAGTATCATCTATTGTTGCTGAAAAGCTACCCGAAAATATGACGATGGAGCAATACAACGTACTGCGTTCGCTGAAACAGCGAGGAAAATGCCGCTCGTCTGAACTAGCGGACATTTGTGGAGTAAATCGCAGTGCGATTACCGCAATGGTCGATCGACTCGTTGCAAAGGATTATGTGAAAAGAGTTCAAGATGAACAAGATCGACGTAGCATTTGGCTCACGACTACGTCAAAAGGTGATGAGGTTTATGAGCAGGGTGAGGGAGCGATTGAGCAGATGGTCGCTTCGTATCTACAGGAACTAGATGACGAGGAAGTAGAAAAATTCATCCATACGTATGAAAAAATTACGACCATCATTAAACGGATGCACGGAGAGGAGCAGCTATGA
- a CDS encoding MMPL family transporter — translation MKAIIKLRWVLLAVWIVGAVVLSLLAPNMENLVREKGQIGVPSGYSSSLANEILDKKSGENENEASIVVVYHDKKKLDQQELEQIKHNIEQFKDQKKQLGITEVTTHFEQADLKNQLVSKDNKTILALLTVDMTGKEIGDVRKSLQKVVDKSAVEAHMTGSNLIDEDVVVSSQEGLKKTEIITLVFILAVLIIVFRSVVAPIIPLITVGFTYIISQSIVAYLVDYFDFPLSNFTQIFLVAILFGIGTDYCILLLSRFKEEMVNYEDPLDAIAATYKTAGRTVLFSGLAVLVGFASIGLATFKLYQSASAVAIGVAVLLLALWTVVPFFMVVLGKKLFWPMKGSMGHSQSRLWGWAGNLSIKRPFIVLLILAAVLAPLLWKYDGKLSFNSLDEIGDSYESVKGFNLISDSFGPGESLPAKIVIENDERMDNREYLTIIEKINRELDKVKVVDKVRSATRPVGDDLEDLYVSNQVDQLNKGLGQGNNGIIKIRDGLKEASTNLTKSTPQMKEATGSITKLVEGTNGIKTGVTQVQSGLTTIEEGLRKGTLGAGEAKKGLQEVKKNAVKLANANSELLKGYQTLQGGLGELSVGYGEVQKNLSSISEGLAAINTQMGLLPQKYPDVQSNTNFMRDYGALQQQVGKLSGGATELNKGLQTLNTNLQGASKGLATANTNLSKVVQGQQAFGAGIDQLITGITQLETGIGKAADGQSQIISKLPEMSTGLGKLAEGQMQLETGVGTFVSKIGELTNGLDQSVTGLTKVSGGLDSATSYLAELAKSQDKDMTGWYLPKDALKNKEFQQILDVYMSTDRKVTTIDVVLKVNPYSNKALTNIQEVEDAVKRGMNDTKLENATFGISGVSSIFADLKQISDADYSKTVTFMLIGIALILIILLRSLIMPAYIIASLLLTYYTSAAMTEVIFVDILDYPGVNWAVPFFGFVLLMALGVDYSIFLMDRFNEYREHKVEEAIILSMKNMGTVILSAAIILAGTFAAMLPSGVLSLLQIATLVLTGLLLYALLLLPFFVPSMVKIFGKANWWPFLQHKEEK, via the coding sequence ATGAAGGCCATTATTAAGTTACGGTGGGTATTGCTAGCAGTTTGGATTGTAGGAGCTGTTGTTTTATCGCTTTTAGCGCCTAATATGGAAAACTTAGTGCGGGAGAAAGGACAGATTGGTGTTCCATCAGGCTATTCTTCTTCACTCGCCAATGAAATTCTAGACAAAAAAAGTGGTGAAAATGAGAATGAAGCATCCATTGTCGTTGTTTATCACGACAAGAAAAAGTTAGATCAGCAAGAGCTCGAACAAATTAAACATAACATTGAACAATTTAAAGATCAGAAGAAACAACTAGGTATCACAGAAGTAACGACTCACTTTGAGCAAGCTGATTTGAAAAACCAGCTTGTATCAAAAGACAACAAAACTATTTTAGCTCTGTTAACGGTGGATATGACAGGGAAGGAAATTGGGGATGTTCGTAAAAGTCTTCAAAAAGTCGTGGATAAAAGTGCTGTAGAAGCACATATGACAGGAAGTAATTTAATTGATGAAGATGTCGTTGTAAGTTCTCAAGAAGGGCTGAAGAAAACGGAGATTATTACGCTTGTCTTCATTTTAGCGGTGTTAATAATCGTGTTCCGCTCTGTCGTGGCACCGATCATTCCATTAATTACGGTTGGTTTTACATATATTATTAGCCAATCAATTGTCGCCTATTTAGTAGATTATTTTGATTTTCCACTTTCAAACTTTACTCAAATTTTCCTCGTGGCCATTTTGTTTGGGATTGGAACAGACTACTGTATTCTACTCCTAAGTCGCTTTAAAGAAGAAATGGTGAACTACGAGGATCCATTAGATGCCATTGCTGCGACATATAAAACCGCAGGAAGAACGGTTCTATTTAGTGGCTTAGCTGTATTAGTGGGCTTTGCTTCTATTGGGCTTGCTACGTTTAAATTATATCAATCAGCATCTGCTGTTGCGATTGGGGTTGCCGTTCTTTTACTCGCTTTATGGACAGTGGTTCCATTCTTTATGGTGGTGTTAGGTAAAAAACTATTTTGGCCGATGAAGGGATCAATGGGTCATTCTCAAAGCCGTCTATGGGGCTGGGCAGGGAATCTGTCTATTAAACGACCGTTCATTGTACTTCTTATCCTAGCTGCTGTACTAGCGCCGCTATTATGGAAATATGATGGAAAGCTTTCGTTTAACTCATTGGACGAAATTGGCGATAGCTATGAATCTGTAAAAGGATTTAATTTAATTTCTGATAGTTTTGGTCCTGGTGAATCACTTCCGGCGAAGATCGTGATTGAAAACGATGAACGCATGGATAATCGTGAGTACTTAACCATTATTGAAAAAATTAACCGTGAGTTAGATAAAGTAAAAGTCGTGGATAAAGTAAGAAGTGCCACTCGACCAGTCGGCGATGATTTAGAAGATTTATATGTTAGTAATCAAGTCGATCAGCTCAATAAAGGCTTAGGTCAAGGAAACAATGGGATTATTAAAATTCGGGATGGGCTTAAAGAAGCTTCTACGAATTTAACAAAATCAACACCTCAAATGAAAGAAGCAACTGGAAGCATTACGAAGCTTGTAGAAGGCACCAACGGAATTAAAACAGGTGTGACACAGGTTCAAAGTGGCTTAACGACGATTGAAGAAGGACTTCGTAAAGGAACGTTAGGCGCAGGTGAGGCGAAAAAAGGTCTTCAAGAAGTGAAGAAAAATGCGGTTAAACTAGCCAATGCGAACAGCGAGCTTTTAAAAGGCTATCAAACGCTGCAAGGAGGACTTGGTGAGTTATCGGTAGGATACGGAGAAGTTCAGAAGAATCTTTCCTCGATTAGCGAAGGCCTTGCGGCTATTAATACACAAATGGGGCTTCTCCCTCAGAAGTATCCTGACGTTCAGAGCAATACCAATTTTATGAGAGATTATGGTGCCCTTCAGCAGCAAGTTGGGAAGTTGAGTGGAGGCGCTACTGAATTAAATAAAGGCTTACAAACGCTCAATACAAATCTTCAAGGGGCGTCAAAAGGACTTGCAACGGCCAATACAAATTTATCAAAAGTTGTGCAAGGTCAGCAAGCATTTGGAGCAGGAATCGATCAATTAATTACGGGCATTACCCAGCTTGAAACAGGCATTGGAAAAGCGGCTGACGGACAGTCACAAATTATTTCAAAGCTACCAGAAATGTCGACAGGTTTAGGAAAGCTTGCAGAAGGTCAAATGCAGCTTGAAACAGGCGTTGGGACGTTTGTAAGTAAAATTGGGGAGCTAACAAACGGACTCGATCAAAGCGTAACAGGCCTAACCAAAGTAAGTGGAGGTTTAGATTCTGCCACAAGCTACTTGGCCGAACTGGCGAAGTCACAGGATAAAGACATGACGGGCTGGTACTTACCGAAAGATGCGTTAAAGAACAAAGAGTTTCAGCAAATTTTAGACGTGTATATGTCTACTGATCGAAAAGTGACAACGATTGATGTGGTGCTGAAGGTAAATCCATACTCAAACAAAGCCTTAACCAACATTCAAGAAGTTGAAGATGCTGTAAAGCGCGGGATGAATGACACAAAACTTGAAAACGCAACGTTTGGTATTTCAGGTGTTTCCAGTATTTTTGCAGATTTAAAGCAAATATCAGATGCTGATTATTCAAAAACCGTTACCTTTATGTTAATTGGGATAGCGTTAATCCTCATTATTTTACTACGCTCGCTCATTATGCCGGCGTACATTATCGCATCCTTGCTGTTAACGTACTATACGTCAGCTGCGATGACCGAGGTTATTTTCGTGGATATTTTAGACTATCCAGGCGTGAACTGGGCCGTTCCGTTTTTCGGATTTGTTCTACTGATGGCATTAGGAGTGGATTACTCCATTTTCCTTATGGACCGTTTTAATGAATATCGCGAACATAAAGTAGAAGAAGCGATTATTCTATCAATGAAAAATATGGGCACCGTTATTTTATCAGCGGCCATTATTTTGGCTGGTACATTTGCAGCCATGCTTCCATCGGGCGTCCTGTCGCTTCTTCAAATTGCGACACTAGTGCTAACCGGGCTGTTGCTATATGCACTGCTACTTTTACCATTCTTCGTACCAAGTATGGTGAAGATTTTCGGCAAGGCAAACTGGTGGCCATTTTTACAACACAAGGAAGAGAAATAA
- a CDS encoding metallophosphoesterase, which translates to MTKKYSRRVFLKGLLSIGIGSLLTTSLGYAYARYIEPRQLQVTTKNMTFANLPKGFDGVKILQFSDIHLGLTYDLSMLSRLVDKINALDPDIVLFTGDLMDIPNQYPYTKLIPPILKRIQAPLGKFASYGNHDHGGYGTDIYRKAIEDSGFQLLRNETVKVSLIDQSFITISGLDDIMLGQPDYHKTFGTLGKDYFSLAMVHEPDVAKKVAAYNVDLQLSGHTHGGQIQIPFYGPLYTPPYGRKYEEGTFEIGPSKMALYVNRGLGTTRLPFRFLAKPEITLFVLNH; encoded by the coding sequence ATGACAAAGAAATACTCAAGACGCGTCTTTTTAAAAGGATTATTATCGATTGGTATTGGCTCCTTGCTTACTACAAGTCTTGGCTATGCCTATGCAAGATACATAGAACCTCGACAGTTGCAGGTGACGACCAAAAATATGACGTTTGCTAACCTTCCTAAAGGGTTTGATGGCGTTAAAATTCTGCAATTCAGCGATATTCATTTAGGGTTGACTTATGACCTTTCAATGCTGAGTCGTCTTGTAGATAAAATTAACGCGCTAGATCCGGATATTGTGTTGTTTACAGGGGATTTGATGGATATTCCAAATCAATATCCATATACAAAATTAATTCCACCTATTTTAAAGCGGATCCAAGCGCCTCTAGGGAAATTTGCTAGCTATGGAAACCACGACCACGGAGGTTATGGAACAGATATTTACAGAAAAGCTATTGAAGATTCTGGCTTTCAACTACTTCGCAATGAAACGGTAAAGGTCAGCCTCATTGATCAATCGTTTATTACGATTAGTGGCTTAGACGATATCATGTTAGGACAGCCTGATTATCACAAAACATTCGGGACATTGGGGAAAGACTATTTTTCATTGGCGATGGTTCACGAGCCTGATGTGGCTAAAAAAGTAGCGGCATATAACGTGGACCTTCAGCTATCTGGACATACGCACGGTGGACAGATTCAAATTCCATTTTATGGACCGCTCTATACGCCTCCTTATGGACGCAAATATGAAGAAGGCACCTTTGAAATTGGGCCTTCTAAAATGGCACTCTATGTTAATCGCGGTCTTGGCACAACTAGGCTTCCTTTTCGATTTTTAGCCAAGCCTGAAATTACACTTTTTGTCTTAAATCACTAA
- the fadH gene encoding 2,4-dienoyl-CoA reductase — MKNKVVIVTGGSSGMGKYMAQRFAKDGAYVVITGRTEEKLQKVKTEIETFDGQVLVVPMDVRQPEHVAHMVKATDEAFGRIDYLVNNAAGNFICPAEKLSVNGWNSVIDIVLNGTFYCSSAVGNYWIERNIKGSIINIVATYAWNAGAGVLHSACAKSGVLTMTRTLAVEWGKKYGIRVNAIAPGPIERTGGADKLWESEEAAKRTLNSVPLGRLGTPEEIAALASFLFSDEAAYINGDCITMDGGQWLSPHPF; from the coding sequence ATGAAAAACAAGGTTGTTATTGTAACAGGTGGATCTAGTGGTATGGGGAAATATATGGCGCAGCGTTTCGCGAAGGACGGCGCTTATGTAGTCATCACAGGTCGTACCGAGGAGAAATTACAAAAAGTAAAAACAGAAATTGAAACGTTTGATGGACAAGTATTGGTTGTACCAATGGATGTGCGTCAGCCTGAGCACGTGGCTCATATGGTCAAAGCGACAGATGAAGCGTTTGGCCGAATTGATTATTTGGTGAATAACGCAGCAGGAAATTTCATCTGCCCAGCTGAAAAACTAAGCGTGAATGGATGGAACAGCGTCATTGATATCGTATTAAATGGTACCTTCTATTGTAGTTCAGCAGTCGGGAACTACTGGATTGAACGCAATATCAAAGGAAGCATTATTAACATTGTTGCTACGTATGCTTGGAATGCTGGAGCTGGTGTTCTTCATTCGGCTTGTGCAAAGTCTGGGGTATTAACGATGACTCGTACCCTAGCTGTAGAGTGGGGGAAAAAATACGGAATTCGTGTGAACGCTATTGCACCTGGACCAATTGAACGTACAGGTGGAGCAGACAAGCTCTGGGAATCAGAAGAAGCGGCAAAACGTACGTTAAATTCGGTTCCACTAGGTCGACTAGGGACACCGGAAGAAATCGCTGCGTTGGCTTCCTTCTTGTTCTCAGATGAAGCCGCTTACATTAATGGCGACTGTATTACAATGGATGGTGGTCAGTGGTTAAGTCCGCACCCATTTTAA
- a CDS encoding EAL-associated domain-containing protein: MDPLDVLTSLENVFPYYQAIFSADEHTIVGYEVLARIQTENGVESLGPFFQDESIPDEYRIDVDRVVLSLALEHALTSPEAYMLFINQNANLLMNDHGETLLSLLQSFEERGLSLNRIVLEVTEHDFEGDIEQLHHLLTYYRTYGIKVAVDNIGKESSNLDRIGLLAPDILKIDLHTMRKTSMPQAYQDVLYSLALLARKVGATLLYEEIEASFQLQYAWRNGGRYFQGFYLHKPSPDIQEANLLKDKLRQQFEMFISHEKKRLLSIYHLSQIFEEQLQRIMVKGKKVESYDEMIALVASHLTNSSFRIYVCDENGFQKSANIVKHNDTWELEPEYMLKNWSWRPYFLANIIRMSVDKKGILSDVYSDIETGENIRTFSYPIDHQHYLFVDLSYDYLYEQDAL, from the coding sequence ATGGATCCACTTGACGTATTAACGAGCTTAGAAAATGTTTTTCCTTATTATCAAGCTATTTTTAGCGCAGATGAGCATACCATTGTTGGCTACGAGGTGTTAGCAAGAATTCAAACAGAAAACGGAGTAGAGAGCTTAGGTCCTTTCTTTCAGGATGAATCCATTCCAGATGAGTACCGAATTGATGTAGATCGAGTCGTTTTATCCCTCGCTTTAGAGCACGCATTGACGAGTCCAGAGGCGTATATGCTATTTATTAATCAAAACGCCAATCTGCTGATGAATGATCATGGTGAAACACTGCTGTCATTGCTACAGTCCTTTGAAGAAAGAGGTCTCTCCTTAAACCGTATCGTACTAGAAGTGACGGAGCATGATTTTGAAGGCGATATTGAACAGCTTCACCATCTGCTGACGTATTACCGAACCTACGGCATTAAGGTCGCGGTTGATAATATTGGGAAAGAGAGCAGTAACCTGGATCGTATTGGCTTACTCGCACCCGATATTTTGAAAATTGATTTGCATACGATGCGTAAAACATCGATGCCACAAGCCTATCAAGACGTTCTGTATTCGCTAGCTCTCTTAGCGAGAAAAGTGGGAGCTACCTTACTATATGAAGAGATTGAAGCATCCTTTCAGCTTCAGTATGCATGGCGGAACGGCGGACGATATTTTCAAGGATTTTATCTACATAAGCCATCTCCAGATATTCAAGAGGCAAACTTGCTGAAGGATAAATTAAGACAGCAATTCGAAATGTTTATTTCCCATGAAAAAAAGCGCCTGCTGTCTATTTACCATTTGTCACAAATCTTTGAAGAGCAGCTTCAGCGTATTATGGTGAAGGGCAAAAAAGTGGAGAGCTATGACGAGATGATTGCGCTTGTTGCTTCTCATTTAACAAATTCTAGTTTTCGAATTTACGTGTGTGATGAAAATGGCTTTCAAAAGTCAGCCAATATTGTAAAGCATAACGATACGTGGGAGCTTGAACCAGAGTATATGCTGAAAAATTGGAGTTGGCGTCCGTACTTTTTAGCAAATATTATCCGCATGAGCGTGGATAAAAAAGGAATTTTGTCAGATGTGTATAGCGATATTGAAACAGGTGAAAATATTCGAACGTTTTCCTATCCCATTGATCACCAGCACTATCTTTTTGTGGACTTATCATATGACTATTTATATGAGCAAGATGCGCTTTGA
- a CDS encoding DUF3993 domain-containing protein, with product MKKQAIIVLALLMTFWTGNCASAKVNTVQPSRIEVFTFMHDAFQAQLKLSEAYHTRAETERVLTPYFSKSYTDQFLKENVVKEAQGYISYGGDLSPYYIPYFSYNDDTKMLYDDQKHKLYVYEYFPDETDGPVKYGDRYEMITLKLYGPQWKIVQYTFSKEKPVRSVKTLHEIKAD from the coding sequence ATGAAAAAACAAGCCATTATCGTGCTAGCTTTGCTGATGACTTTTTGGACAGGGAATTGTGCGAGCGCAAAGGTGAACACCGTTCAACCCTCGCGAATTGAAGTATTTACTTTTATGCATGATGCGTTTCAAGCGCAGCTAAAGCTGAGTGAAGCTTACCACACGAGAGCGGAAACAGAAAGAGTGTTAACCCCTTATTTTTCAAAATCATATACAGATCAATTTCTAAAAGAGAACGTGGTAAAAGAAGCACAGGGCTATATTAGCTATGGGGGAGATCTTTCCCCGTACTACATTCCGTATTTTTCTTATAACGATGATACGAAAATGCTCTACGATGATCAAAAACATAAGTTGTACGTATACGAATATTTTCCTGATGAAACCGATGGACCGGTCAAATACGGTGACCGCTATGAAATGATTACGCTAAAGCTGTACGGACCGCAGTGGAAAATTGTTCAGTATACCTTCAGCAAAGAGAAGCCAGTGCGTTCGGTCAAAACGCTTCATGAAATTAAAGCTGATTAA
- a CDS encoding glutaredoxin domain-containing protein — MKKVEVYSQPECPPCQVVKQFLTHHQINFTEFDVSTDKAARERMIHTFQAYSTPTVKVDDDLVIGFNLPKLEELLNL, encoded by the coding sequence ATGAAAAAAGTAGAAGTGTATTCACAGCCTGAATGTCCACCATGTCAAGTTGTTAAGCAGTTTTTAACGCATCATCAAATTAACTTTACCGAGTTTGATGTTTCTACTGACAAAGCAGCCAGAGAACGAATGATTCATACTTTTCAAGCTTATTCTACTCCTACCGTTAAAGTAGATGATGATCTCGTAATCGGTTTTAACTTACCGAAACTAGAAGAATTATTAAATCTCTAA
- a CDS encoding YkuJ family protein, with protein MSQLQGILTRLINLREQAGNGEAPQRFFEVEGKRICSVKYHEKAETYELEVYVDGEKPKVYQFDNVDMIAIEIFELIN; from the coding sequence ATGTCACAGTTACAAGGTATTTTAACTCGTTTAATAAATCTTCGTGAACAAGCAGGTAATGGTGAAGCACCACAACGTTTTTTTGAAGTAGAAGGAAAACGTATTTGTAGTGTGAAATACCATGAAAAAGCAGAAACATATGAGCTAGAAGTATACGTTGATGGCGAAAAACCAAAAGTATATCAATTCGATAACGTTGATATGATTGCAATTGAAATTTTTGAACTAATTAACTAA
- the abbA gene encoding antirepressor AbbA: protein MSVKNVVTLTQEEAQLLLNVLFEQQYAVEIVSSHINDIEQGLKRVDQLQYQKIASLYNRLCDM, encoded by the coding sequence ATGAGCGTCAAGAATGTAGTCACACTTACACAAGAAGAAGCACAGTTACTGTTAAACGTCTTATTTGAACAACAATATGCTGTTGAGATTGTCAGCAGCCACATTAATGATATTGAGCAGGGATTAAAAAGAGTAGACCAACTTCAATATCAAAAGATCGCTTCGCTATACAATCGATTATGTGACATGTAA
- a CDS encoding sulfite exporter TauE/SafE family protein — protein MVLVLVGFIATFIGTLCGSGGLINVPAMLLLGIPIHTVISSNKFSNTISSFSSFFVLLKNKTIQLKHALWMAPFSFLGGVTGGKITLYISAHTMQIVAICLLSFALLLNFLKKPTQKDDVTTKPKPMTFPAIFGIGMYDGMFGPGQGTLLMYTFLQQGLSYLKAMAFTRFQTFLSCLGAFITYVSSPYFNWGVALPLAVGSFLGAQLAVQLAPKLPKTYLVWLLRLVTFLLIVQLTYQLIQKSM, from the coding sequence ATGGTTTTAGTTCTCGTGGGGTTTATTGCAACATTTATTGGAACATTGTGTGGAAGCGGAGGATTAATTAACGTACCAGCTATGCTGCTGCTTGGTATTCCAATTCATACGGTAATTTCTTCTAACAAATTTTCAAATACCATTAGCTCTTTTTCTAGTTTTTTTGTTCTTCTCAAAAATAAAACGATTCAACTAAAGCACGCTTTGTGGATGGCACCTTTCAGTTTTTTAGGTGGTGTAACTGGTGGGAAAATTACGCTCTATATTAGTGCTCATACGATGCAGATTGTTGCTATTTGCCTCCTAAGTTTTGCTCTGCTTTTAAACTTCTTAAAAAAACCCACACAAAAAGATGATGTCACTACTAAACCAAAGCCTATGACGTTTCCTGCTATATTTGGCATTGGGATGTATGACGGCATGTTCGGTCCTGGTCAAGGAACACTGTTGATGTATACCTTTTTACAACAAGGACTTTCATATCTGAAAGCAATGGCATTTACCCGCTTTCAAACCTTTCTGAGCTGTTTAGGTGCATTCATAACGTATGTCTCGTCTCCTTACTTTAATTGGGGCGTCGCACTCCCATTAGCCGTAGGATCTTTTTTAGGCGCACAGCTTGCTGTCCAACTCGCCCCTAAACTACCAAAAACTTATCTCGTCTGGCTTTTGCGCCTCGTGACATTTCTATTAATTGTCCAGCTCACCTATCAACTCATTCAAAAATCGATGTAA